A DNA window from Streptomyces bacillaris contains the following coding sequences:
- a CDS encoding DUF2613 family protein: MRRLITAAATALVGAALAVGAAMGIVALLDATPEQPNTPLISYETASAGS; this comes from the coding sequence ATGCGCAGACTCATCACCGCCGCCGCCACCGCTCTGGTGGGCGCGGCGCTCGCCGTCGGTGCCGCCATGGGCATCGTGGCGCTGCTCGACGCCACGCCCGAGCAGCCGAACACCCCCCTGATCAGCTACGAGACCGCGTCGGCGGGCTCGTGA